From one Triticum urartu cultivar G1812 chromosome 3, Tu2.1, whole genome shotgun sequence genomic stretch:
- the LOC125543925 gene encoding uncharacterized protein LOC125543925: MKLMRSLRNANFTLVGTSRRGLRLMTWKHCTRRFMLPFVLILPWQNQPRNLRRSTRGIISRSVEHRCVGRDGRCQVRADIVLREPSLFVVFSILQCMMNYIVEVSKCIQDCRKLITPSVEDGHSPSELVSINYIPFTIGWDPWKHEELVRNVFQCTRTHNSLSFSFQTFYR; the protein is encoded by the exons ATGAAG CTGATGAGGAGCCTGAGAAATGCCAATTTCACTTTAGTGGGTACATCAAGAAGGGGATTGCGGCTGATGACATGGAAGCACTGTACAAGAAGGTTCATGCTGCCATTTGTGCTGATCCTACCATGGCAAAATCAACCAAGGAACCTCCGAAGAAGCACAAGAG GTATAATCTCAAGAAGCGTTGAG CATCGTTGTGTCGGACGTGACGGACGCTGCCAGGTCCGCGCTGACATCGTGCTCAGGGAGCCTAGCCTCTTTGTCGTGTTCTCCATCTTGCAGTGCATGATGAACTACATTGTAGAG GTTTCAAAATGTATCCAAGATTGCAGGAAGTTAATTACACCATCAGTGGAAGATGGACATAGCCCCTCAG AATTGGTTAGCATTAACTATATACCATTTACTATTGGCTGG GACCCATGGAAGCATGAGGAACTGGTCCGCAACGTCTTCCAGTGTACGCGTACACACAATTcgctttccttttcttttcaaacTTTTTATAGATGA